The genomic region TAACCCTTTTAAATATTTTCTATTTATATAAAGTATATAAAAAACCGCAGCTTTTGCAACTGCGGTTTTTTGTTTAAACCATTTAATTGTTAGGGTTAAAATAAACTTATTTGCCGTTGACTTCTGCCATTTTGGCAATTAAGTCTAAGCATTTTGTTGAATAACCCATTTCATTATCGTACCAGGCAACTACTTTAACGAAAGTGTCTGTTAAAGCGATACCGGCTTTAGCGTCAAAAATTGACGTGCGGGGATCGCCGATGAAGTCTGAGGAAACAACCGCTTCTTCCGTATAACCTAAAACGCCTTTGAGTTCGTTTTCGGAAGCGCGTTTCATTTCTTTGCAGATTTCTTCATATTTAGCGGGTTTGGCGAGGTTAACGGTTAAGTCAACTACTGAAACGTCCAATGTTGGAACGCGCATTGACATACCTGTTAATTTGCCGTTAAGAGCGGGTATAACTTTACCCACAGCTTTGGCCGCGCCTGTTGAGGAAGGAATAATATTTCCGCTTGCGGCTCTGCCGCCTCTCCAGTCTTTGGCACTCGGGCCGTCAACTGTTTTCTGTGTGGCTGTTGTGGCGTGGACTGTTGTCATTAAACCGTCCGTAATACCCCATTTGTCATTTAAAACTTTGGCGATAGGAGCTAAACAGTTTGTTGTGCAAGATGCGTTGGAAACAAACTGTGTGCCTTTTACGTATTTGTCATCGTTTACGCCGGTAACAAACATCGGTGTATCATCTTTGGAAGGAGCTGACATAACCACATATTTCGCGCCGGCTTTAATGTGAGCTTCGGCTTTTTCTTTAGAAAGGAATAAACCCGTTGATTCTAAAACATATTCAGCGCCAACTTCATTCCATTTAAGATTTGCGGGATCTTTTTCCGCTGTTACGCGTATAGCTTTGCCGTTAACGATAAGTTTGCTGTTAGCTAAATCGACTTCAATTGTACCGTCGAATTTACCATGGACTGTATCATATTTAAGCATGTAAGCCAAATAATCAACCGTACCTAAGTCGTTGATGCCAACGATTTCAATATCATTGCGTTTCATTGCGGCTCTGAAAACTAAGCGGCCAATGCGGCCAAAGCCGTTAATACCAACTTTAATTGCCATAAATATACTTCCTCCGTTTAATATTACATATCTGTTAATAAGATTCTACAAAATTTGAAGTGACCGCGCTTGCTTATCTTCTTTGCAATTTGCCGAGCAATCTTAATATTTCCAAATACATCCATATTAAGGTAATAAGCAGGCCGAAAGCGGCATACCATTCCATATATTTAGGCATATTATAACGCGCCGCGTTTTCTATAAAATCAAAATCCAAAAGCAGGTTGAACGCGGCTATAAGGCAGACAACAACGCTTACGCCTATGCTTAACGGAGTGGCTGATAAATAAAACCAATTGGCGCCAAAAAGCATCATTATCATTCCTATTATGTAAAACACGGCCACGCCGGCGGTAGCGGCGACTATTACGCTTTTTACCATACTGGTAACTTTTATTATGCGTGTTTTATATAAAACAAGCATAATAAAAAACACAGTCATTGAAACGCCTAAAGCCTGGTAAACAATACCCGCGTACTGTTGCGCGTAAGCTAAAGATATTAAACCTACCGCGATACCTTGTCCGAAAGCATATATAGGCGCTAACATAGGGGCCGTTCTTTTGTTGAAAATTACAATCATGGCTATTACAAAAGCGCCTATAGATATAGGCCAAATCCAGGGTAAAAGCGGTTCCGGCCTTGACCAGCTGAGTAATGCTCCTATAAAACAAATAAAAAGTAATGTGAAAGATTTGTTAACCGCCCCAGATATTGTCATGGGTTGTGTTGAGGCGGCTTGCATTTCGGCCGCTTTTTTAAACCCTTCTTCATTAAAAATAGGATTGCTTGATTTCATTTATTTCTCCTCTTTGATATTAAATATTTATTGGCTGCCGATTTTTTCCATGTAAAAATAAGCCAGGCGTAAAAATGGCAGTTATATTTCTTTTATATTGTATCAAATCGAAAGTTATTTAAAAAACGTAAAGAAACGTTTTTTATGTTTTTTTGCAGGAAATCTTAATATGTTTTATAATCTTGAAAGAGTGTCCTGTAACACATTTGTAAATTAACATATGAAACATTTGTGAAATTCGGATTTAAATTATGTAGAATTTCTTATAATATTTGACAGGCGGTTCTTATGGATTTAGAAAAAACAAGAGATAATTTAAAAAACAATGTTTTCGGGCGGTTTTTTTTATATGTGCTTTCAAAAGGATATGAGCTCGGAACCATAGTTAATAAATTTTTATATGAAAACGGCTGGCGTAAAAGTTACAGCGTAAACACGCGTGTTGTTTGTGTGGGTAATATTACAGCGGGCGGCACCGGTAAAACCACGGCGGTGCTTCTTGCCGCGCGTACTTTGGCTGAGGCGGGTATAAGAACCGCAATAATTTCCCGTGGGTATAAAAGAGATAAAAAAAATAAAAATCCCGTAGTCTTGTTTGACGATGAGCTTGAAAACAACTGGGTAACCGCCGGCGATGAACCTTTTATGATGAGCCGCGCATTGGCTGACGTAAAAGTGCCCATAGTAATTCACGAGGACAGGCACCTTGCCGCTACCGAAGCTCTAAAAAGATTTAAAAGCCAGGTTTTACTTCTTGACGACGGGTTTCAGCACTTCCGTTTAAAAAGGGATGCTAACATTGTTCTTATTGACGCCAGAAATCCTTTTGGAGGGGGGCAGCTGCTCCCGTACGGTACTTTAAGAGAGGGGCTCTCAGGTTTAAAAAGAGCCAATCTTGTTTTATTAACGCACAGCAATCAGGCTGACCAGCGTAAAAAAGAAGATATAAAGGACCAGATACGCCTTCAAAACGAGGATATTGAGATTTTGGAAGCAGTGCACCAGCCTGAGCATTATTTTGATATCTGCAATTCCGTAAAGGTGCCTTTAAACCATTTAAAAGGCGAAGCGGGGGTATTTTCAGCCATAGGAGAACCCGGCGGCTTTGAAGATACGTTAAAAGATTTGGGACTTAAACTTGTTAAAGTCTGGCGTTATCCCGACCACAGAAGATATACTGAAGAAGATCTTAAAACTTTTGTTGATTTGGCGGGGGAAAACCCTTTGGTTACCACTTTTAAGGATTTTGTTAAATTTCCGGAAAACTGGCGGGATATTTTAAAGAAAAACGTGTATGTTCTTTCCGTCAGCATGAAAATAAAAGGTAAAAAAGAATTTGATATTTTTGCCGAAGCGCTATATCCCAAATTTACAAATTTGAATGTTAAAAAGGAAAGCAAAAGCCGCAAATAGCGGAGCTAATATAAAACATGGTAAACAAAAAAACTGATTTGGTAAATATGTCTTTAGGTTCTTTTTTGGCGTCTTCTTTCAGGACGGCTTTAGCCAGCTTTTGGGCTGCTTTGGGAGTAAACATTCTAATTGCTTTTATTATCTTTCTGACAATTGTAGCGATATATCTCCTGGCAAGAATGAACCCTCTTATAACAGCCGGCATAATGGCTTTTTTATACGTTATTATAATTGCCGCAAGGTTTCTTGCTTTTTACCCCATTACGGAAAGCCGTATAATTAAAAAAGAAATGGGTGTTTTTGCTGCTGTAAATATAGCAGGCTCGAGAGCGGTTTATTTTATTTTGGGCGCTCTTATTATGTCCGTTCCTGTAAGTTTGGTAAGTCTTGCGCTTCATTTTGCAGGGGTCACAAGTTATATTCCTGTAATAATAGCGAATATAATTAATTTGTTTTTTCTTTTGTTTTTATCT from Elusimicrobium minutum Pei191 harbors:
- the gap gene encoding type I glyceraldehyde-3-phosphate dehydrogenase, giving the protein MAIKVGINGFGRIGRLVFRAAMKRNDIEIVGINDLGTVDYLAYMLKYDTVHGKFDGTIEVDLANSKLIVNGKAIRVTAEKDPANLKWNEVGAEYVLESTGLFLSKEKAEAHIKAGAKYVVMSAPSKDDTPMFVTGVNDDKYVKGTQFVSNASCTTNCLAPIAKVLNDKWGITDGLMTTVHATTATQKTVDGPSAKDWRGGRAASGNIIPSSTGAAKAVGKVIPALNGKLTGMSMRVPTLDVSVVDLTVNLAKPAKYEEICKEMKRASENELKGVLGYTEEAVVSSDFIGDPRTSIFDAKAGIALTDTFVKVVAWYDNEMGYSTKCLDLIAKMAEVNGK
- a CDS encoding Bax inhibitor-1/YccA family protein, whose translation is MKSSNPIFNEEGFKKAAEMQAASTQPMTISGAVNKSFTLLFICFIGALLSWSRPEPLLPWIWPISIGAFVIAMIVIFNKRTAPMLAPIYAFGQGIAVGLISLAYAQQYAGIVYQALGVSMTVFFIMLVLYKTRIIKVTSMVKSVIVAATAGVAVFYIIGMIMMLFGANWFYLSATPLSIGVSVVVCLIAAFNLLLDFDFIENAARYNMPKYMEWYAAFGLLITLIWMYLEILRLLGKLQRR
- the lpxK gene encoding tetraacyldisaccharide 4'-kinase — protein: MDLEKTRDNLKNNVFGRFFLYVLSKGYELGTIVNKFLYENGWRKSYSVNTRVVCVGNITAGGTGKTTAVLLAARTLAEAGIRTAIISRGYKRDKKNKNPVVLFDDELENNWVTAGDEPFMMSRALADVKVPIVIHEDRHLAATEALKRFKSQVLLLDDGFQHFRLKRDANIVLIDARNPFGGGQLLPYGTLREGLSGLKRANLVLLTHSNQADQRKKEDIKDQIRLQNEDIEILEAVHQPEHYFDICNSVKVPLNHLKGEAGVFSAIGEPGGFEDTLKDLGLKLVKVWRYPDHRRYTEEDLKTFVDLAGENPLVTTFKDFVKFPENWRDILKKNVYVLSVSMKIKGKKEFDIFAEALYPKFTNLNVKKESKSRK